TAAAACACAAAAGAGCAAATCTCAAAGCACAGGTATTGTTATGTCGGCTGAGACTAGTGTAGTTGGTGGTGAGTTTATGGTTCAAATCGGTGCTTTTAAAAACCAAAGTGGAGCACAAAGATACCAAAGAGAACATCAAAGTATAGATGGCTACCGCTCTGTGGTTAGGACATTTAGCGTAGATGGTGATACGATTTATCGCGTATTTTTGAATGGATTTAGAAGCGAAGATGAGGCAAGAGATTACGCTAGGAGTGGTAAATTTAATGGTGCATTTATAGTAAGGGGTTAGTTGTGAGAGATGAGCTTTTAAAATTTAATAGAACGACAAAAGAGACACAGATAGAGGCGGAGCTTAAGATTTATGGCACAGGCAAGTGCGAAATAGCAACTGGTATTGGTTTTTTTGACCATATGCTCGAAGCGTTTGGTAAGCACTCTTTGCTTGATTTAAAAGTTATTTGCAAGGGTGATACGCACGTTGATTTTCATCATAGTGTTGAAGATGTTGGCATAGTTATTGGCTCACTTTTAAAGGATGCAATTTATCCAGTTAGTGGAGTAGAAAGATTTGGTGATAGTGTTGTTGTGATGGATGAGGCGGCGGTTTTATGTGCTTTGGA
This portion of the Campylobacter anatolicus genome encodes:
- the hisB gene encoding imidazoleglycerol-phosphate dehydratase HisB, which gives rise to MRDELLKFNRTTKETQIEAELKIYGTGKCEIATGIGFFDHMLEAFGKHSLLDLKVICKGDTHVDFHHSVEDVGIVIGSLLKDAIYPVSGVERFGDSVVVMDEAAVLCALDLSNRAFLVYDGFNENGKVGEFDIELVEEFFRALAMNANITLHISKVRGKNNHHIIEAAFKSLAVALRRALAKNENISTPSTKGVL